Proteins encoded together in one Gammaproteobacteria bacterium window:
- a CDS encoding ABC transporter permease subunit has product MNDRQFRFFTLSIAWSWLVIFALVPTLMVIISSFLEMNSAQNITAHFTLENYAEMVDVAYLKIFLRSLLIAGSCTLLCLIISYPFAYGISHSSIRYRSFLLLLVIIPFWTSSLIRTYAIMTILKTKGIFNTALLSLGIIHQPLQLLYTNVALFIGLTYTLLPFMLLPLYANMEKLDLTLIDAARDLGAKRITVLRKILIPITMPGILAGSMMVFLPAMTLFYIPNLLGGAKSMLLGNLIQEQFLSANNWPLGAASSVLLIIFMLLLAHWYWQRNPDSDRTELL; this is encoded by the coding sequence ATGAATGATCGTCAATTTCGTTTCTTTACTCTCAGCATTGCATGGTCGTGGCTCGTCATTTTCGCTCTAGTACCGACATTGATGGTTATCATCAGCAGTTTTTTAGAAATGAATTCGGCACAAAATATCACAGCACATTTTACCCTGGAAAACTATGCTGAAATGGTCGATGTTGCTTATTTAAAAATATTTTTACGGTCTTTGCTCATTGCTGGAAGTTGCACTCTACTCTGTTTAATTATTAGTTATCCCTTTGCCTACGGCATTTCGCACTCGAGCATTCGTTATCGTTCTTTTTTATTACTGCTCGTTATTATTCCCTTTTGGACAAGTTCGCTGATTCGAACCTATGCCATCATGACAATTCTAAAAACCAAAGGCATTTTTAATACGGCTTTACTTTCATTAGGGATTATTCATCAACCCTTACAATTACTCTACACAAATGTGGCGCTTTTTATCGGGTTAACGTACACATTACTGCCGTTTATGCTACTCCCATTATACGCAAACATGGAAAAATTAGATTTGACACTCATTGATGCAGCTCGAGATTTGGGCGCTAAACGAATTACAGTTTTACGAAAAATTTTAATACCCATCACGATGCCAGGCATTTTGGCAGGCTCCATGATGGTTTTTTTACCCGCGATGACACTCTTTTATATCCCCAATTTGCTGGGTGGCGCAAAAAGTATGTTGCTCGGAAATCTGATCCAGGAACAATTTTTGTCAGCCAATAATTGGCCACTGGGTGCAGCGAGCAGCGTTCTTTTAATTATTTTTATGCTACTTCTTGCCCACTGGTATTGGCAACGTAATCCTGATAGCGATAGGACAGAATTACTATGA
- the potA gene encoding spermidine/putrescine ABC transporter ATP-binding protein PotA, translating to MTAPLVQLRSICKTFGDHQTLTDIDLTVENGEFLTLLGPSGCGKTTLLRILAGFVTPDTGHVLLNGNEITNLPPEKRPINMVFQNYALFPHMNVFDNVAFGLRCQNVDENEVAKRVEDALAMVRLSTFSHRMPANLSGGQQQRVAIARAVINRPELLLLDEPLSALDYSLRKTMRLELKHLQRELGITFLFITHDQEEALSMSDRIAIINNGKIEQVDTARKVYEEPKTLFTAQFIGEANIFNTLVEEASERAITVSIENNLFTLQNTKNHRVGDLISVIIRPEDINVWNQGEITDSTEMLLGVIEEVIYKGSTVDLMVQLPSGFRLAATEFFNEDDPNLYYDVGEKVWVEWTLGWEVTIPHE from the coding sequence ATGACTGCACCACTCGTCCAATTACGCAGTATTTGCAAAACATTTGGTGATCACCAAACATTAACGGACATCGACTTGACCGTTGAAAACGGTGAGTTTTTGACGCTGCTCGGCCCTTCAGGATGCGGTAAGACGACTTTGCTTCGAATTTTAGCAGGCTTTGTTACACCCGATACAGGCCACGTTCTCCTAAACGGTAATGAAATTACCAATCTACCTCCTGAAAAAAGACCTATTAATATGGTCTTTCAAAATTACGCTTTATTTCCACATATGAATGTATTCGATAATGTGGCGTTCGGCCTGCGTTGTCAAAACGTTGATGAAAATGAAGTGGCAAAACGTGTGGAAGATGCGCTTGCAATGGTACGTCTCTCGACATTTTCACATCGCATGCCAGCCAATCTCAGTGGCGGACAACAACAGCGCGTCGCCATCGCTCGTGCTGTCATCAATCGCCCAGAATTATTATTGCTAGATGAGCCACTCAGCGCTTTAGATTACAGTCTTCGTAAAACCATGCGACTCGAACTCAAACATTTGCAAAGAGAATTAGGCATTACTTTTCTTTTCATTACTCACGATCAAGAAGAAGCTTTATCGATGTCTGATCGAATTGCAATTATCAATAATGGCAAAATTGAACAAGTGGATACCGCTCGAAAAGTGTACGAAGAACCCAAAACATTATTTACAGCGCAATTTATTGGTGAAGCCAATATTTTTAATACTCTAGTAGAAGAAGCCAGCGAAAGAGCCATCACTGTCAGTATCGAAAACAACCTATTTACGCTGCAAAACACCAAAAATCATCGAGTAGGTGATTTAATAAGCGTAATAATCCGCCCTGAAGATATCAACGTATGGAATCAAGGAGAAATCACAGACTCCACTGAAATGTTGCTTGGCGTGATCGAAGAAGTGATTTACAAAGGCAGCACGGTGGACTTAATGGTGCAATTACCGAGTGGTTTCAGACTCGCTGCCACTGAATTTTTCAATGAAGATGACCCTAATTTATACTACGACGTAGGCGAAAAAGTCTGGGTAGAATGGACTCTCGGTTGGGAGGTCACTATACCTCATGAATGA
- the kdpB gene encoding potassium-transporting ATPase subunit KdpB — translation MAIKSHALWDPKILRIAIRGAFLKLSPLHQIRNPVMFTVYIASLVTTWLFILAITGQAEAPPDFILLISLWLWFTLLFGNFAEAMAEGRGKAQAQELRKSRREVTAKKISKPSRDAKITKVVSADLRVGDFVLVEAGDFIPCDGEIIEGIVSVNESAVTGESAPVIRESGGDRSAVTGGTLVISDWLIMRITADPGNTFLDRMISLVEGAKRQKTPNELALTILLAGLTIVFLLVCATLIPFSIYSVNATGSGEVISITVVVALFVCLAPTTIGALLSAIGIAGMDRMIQANVIAQSGRAVEAAGDIDTLILDKTGTITLGNRQATEFVPAENVSVEAFADAAQLSSLADETPEGRSIVILAKEKYGLRGRNITSLGATFIPFTAQTRMSGANLPGRQIRKGAAEAIENYIKEQGGIFPSFVKSAVDSIASRGGTPLVVAEGNKVLGVICLKDIVKGGIAERFAELRKMGIRTIMVTGDNPKTAAAIAAEAGVDDFLASATPEDKLVLIRRLQSEGRLVAMTGDGTNDAPALAQADVAVAMNTGTQAAKEAGNLVDLDSNPTKLIEVVDIGKQLLMTRGALTTFSISNDIAKYFAILPAAFATTYPALNVLNIMHLSTSRNAILSAVIFNALIIVFLIPLALRGVKYHRVSASKLLRKNVFIYGLGGLIVPFIAIKMIDLILYAIGLR, via the coding sequence ATGGCCATTAAATCACATGCACTTTGGGATCCCAAGATTCTTAGAATTGCTATACGAGGTGCTTTTTTAAAATTGTCACCCTTACATCAAATTCGTAATCCTGTGATGTTTACAGTGTATATTGCTTCACTGGTTACAACGTGGTTATTTATTCTTGCTATTACTGGACAGGCTGAAGCGCCACCAGATTTTATATTATTAATTTCTTTGTGGCTTTGGTTTACATTATTATTCGGAAATTTTGCCGAAGCCATGGCAGAAGGACGTGGAAAAGCGCAAGCACAAGAATTACGTAAATCTCGTCGTGAAGTCACGGCAAAAAAAATATCTAAACCTTCTCGAGATGCGAAAATTACAAAAGTAGTATCTGCTGATTTGAGGGTGGGGGATTTTGTATTAGTAGAAGCGGGTGATTTTATTCCTTGTGATGGGGAAATTATTGAAGGAATTGTTTCTGTCAATGAGAGTGCTGTAACCGGTGAAAGTGCTCCTGTAATTAGAGAAAGTGGCGGCGATCGTAGTGCTGTTACCGGTGGTACATTGGTCATATCTGATTGGTTAATTATGCGAATTACAGCTGATCCCGGAAATACTTTTTTGGATCGCATGATTTCACTTGTTGAAGGTGCGAAGCGACAAAAAACACCGAACGAATTGGCATTAACAATTTTATTAGCCGGTTTAACCATTGTATTTTTGTTAGTGTGTGCAACGTTGATTCCGTTTTCGATTTATAGTGTCAATGCTACGGGTTCTGGTGAAGTGATCAGCATTACGGTTGTTGTTGCTTTGTTTGTGTGTTTAGCGCCAACCACAATTGGTGCTCTTTTATCTGCAATTGGAATAGCAGGTATGGATAGGATGATTCAAGCGAACGTTATTGCGCAATCGGGCAGAGCCGTCGAAGCAGCAGGTGATATTGATACTTTAATTCTCGATAAAACAGGAACAATTACACTGGGAAATCGACAGGCGACTGAATTTGTGCCAGCTGAAAATGTGAGTGTTGAAGCGTTTGCCGATGCTGCGCAATTGTCTTCTCTTGCTGATGAAACGCCTGAGGGACGTAGCATTGTTATTCTTGCAAAAGAGAAATATGGATTACGTGGAAGAAATATTACAAGCTTAGGTGCAACGTTCATTCCATTTACCGCTCAAACACGAATGAGTGGTGCTAATTTACCAGGGCGTCAAATTCGTAAAGGTGCTGCAGAAGCGATTGAAAATTATATAAAAGAACAAGGCGGTATTTTTCCTTCATTTGTAAAATCTGCGGTTGATTCAATTGCAAGTCGTGGGGGAACACCACTGGTTGTTGCCGAAGGTAATAAAGTGTTAGGTGTTATTTGTCTAAAAGATATTGTTAAAGGCGGAATTGCAGAACGTTTTGCGGAATTACGTAAAATGGGAATTCGTACGATTATGGTCACGGGGGATAATCCGAAAACCGCGGCTGCTATCGCTGCAGAAGCCGGGGTTGATGATTTTCTTGCGAGTGCAACACCAGAAGATAAATTGGTTTTAATTCGACGACTACAATCCGAAGGGCGTTTGGTAGCAATGACAGGTGATGGCACTAACGATGCGCCTGCACTGGCGCAAGCGGACGTTGCTGTTGCGATGAATACAGGTACTCAAGCGGCTAAAGAAGCGGGCAATTTGGTTGACCTTGATTCAAATCCTACTAAACTTATTGAAGTTGTTGATATTGGAAAACAATTGCTCATGACGCGAGGTGCATTAACAACCTTTAGCATATCAAATGATATTGCAAAATATTTTGCTATTTTACCAGCAGCATTTGCTACAACATATCCTGCTCTCAATGTCTTAAACATTATGCATCTTTCTACCAGTAGGAATGCCATTTTATCAGCGGTAATTTTTAATGCATTAATTATTGTATTTTTAATACCCTTAGCATTGAGAGGTGTAAAGTATCATCGAGTATCAGCCTCTAAACTGTTGAGAAAAAATGTTTTTATCTATGGGCTTGGTGGATTAATCGTTCCTTTCATAGCGATAAAAATGATTGACCTAATTTTATATGCAATTGGATTAAGATAA
- the kdpC gene encoding potassium-transporting ATPase subunit KdpC has protein sequence MLNIITEQIKVALRVVIFFSLLTGIIYPFAMTGLAQLFFPWRSNGSMIVHQRKPIASLLIGQYFTDEKYFWGRPSATSRFPYDAENSSGSNLAFENQSLLNIVKARVDHLKLNNPEQGGALPMDLVTASASGLDPDISPRGALYQVPRIAKARNISEKTVTDLIQQSILPRTFRIFGEPRVNVFLLNMSLDHLNSNVE, from the coding sequence ATGCTCAATATTATAACTGAACAAATAAAAGTAGCTTTAAGAGTCGTGATATTTTTTTCACTACTCACGGGCATAATATATCCTTTCGCAATGACGGGTTTAGCGCAATTATTTTTTCCTTGGCGATCGAATGGAAGTATGATCGTGCATCAAAGAAAACCCATTGCTTCTCTTTTGATTGGTCAATATTTTACCGATGAAAAATATTTCTGGGGGCGGCCTTCAGCAACTTCACGATTTCCCTATGATGCTGAAAATTCTTCAGGTTCAAATCTTGCGTTTGAAAATCAATCTCTGCTTAATATTGTGAAAGCACGTGTTGATCATTTGAAACTTAATAATCCAGAACAAGGTGGCGCTTTACCAATGGATTTGGTTACAGCGTCAGCGAGTGGACTTGATCCGGATATCAGTCCCAGAGGTGCATTATACCAAGTTCCGCGAATTGCAAAAGCGCGTAATATCTCAGAGAAAACGGTGACCGATCTAATTCAACAATCAATACTCCCGCGAACATTTCGAATTTTTGGAGAGCCTCGAGTCAATGTATTTTTGCTTAATATGTCTTTAGACCATCTCAACAGTAATGTGGAATAA
- a CDS encoding VIT1/CCC1 transporter family protein, with translation MANQRDSWQAEKRSAYLYRKLAENTRGHEQVLFNQLANEADEQADLWARSLLSAGDQTPLALTLDLRTRFVAFLVRWFSPSQLATVLASMKIRGMSLYFAPSEEKHPIPQSIEEVGARHKLSHANNLRAAVFGVNDGLVSNASLILGMIGAHSEPATVMLAGTAGLLAGAFSMAAGEFVSVRSQRELFEYQIELEREELEMYPEAETAELALIYQARGLNKDHAEKLAKALMENPTHALDTLARDELGINPNDLVSPWGAAISSFLSFIFGAFLPMIPYLISKNTHHLPGVILITAFALFAIGLSISLFTGRNAWKGGVRMLLIGLCAGAVTYLIGHSLSVIL, from the coding sequence ATTGCAAACCAACGCGATAGTTGGCAGGCGGAAAAACGTTCCGCGTATCTGTATCGAAAATTAGCTGAAAATACTCGTGGTCATGAGCAAGTCTTATTTAATCAACTCGCCAATGAAGCCGATGAACAAGCTGATCTTTGGGCTCGATCTCTTTTATCTGCAGGTGATCAAACACCCTTAGCCTTGACATTGGATTTGCGAACACGCTTTGTCGCCTTTTTAGTTCGGTGGTTTTCACCCAGTCAATTGGCGACAGTATTAGCGAGTATGAAAATTCGTGGCATGTCATTGTATTTTGCCCCCTCAGAAGAAAAACATCCAATACCACAATCGATAGAAGAGGTTGGTGCTCGTCATAAATTAAGTCATGCGAATAATTTACGCGCCGCGGTTTTTGGTGTGAATGATGGATTGGTTTCTAATGCGAGTTTGATTTTAGGAATGATAGGAGCACACAGCGAACCTGCAACCGTAATGCTTGCAGGGACTGCAGGATTATTAGCGGGTGCGTTCTCGATGGCCGCGGGTGAATTTGTCTCAGTTCGATCTCAACGTGAATTATTTGAATATCAAATTGAATTAGAGCGTGAAGAATTAGAAATGTATCCTGAAGCTGAAACGGCTGAGTTAGCACTCATTTATCAAGCACGCGGTTTAAATAAAGATCATGCAGAAAAATTAGCTAAAGCCTTAATGGAAAATCCCACACATGCATTAGATACTCTAGCGCGAGATGAATTGGGAATTAATCCTAATGATTTAGTCTCTCCGTGGGGCGCAGCCATCTCGTCATTTTTATCTTTTATTTTCGGTGCTTTTTTGCCGATGATTCCGTATTTGATATCCAAAAACACTCATCATTTACCCGGAGTTATTTTGATAACGGCTTTTGCGTTATTTGCAATAGGATTATCGATTAGTTTATTTACAGGTCGTAATGCGTGGAAGGGTGGAGTGCGGATGTTGTTAATTGGATTGTGCGCAGGTGCGGTGACGTATTTAATTGGTCATAGTTTAAGCGTAATTTTGTAA
- the kdpA gene encoding potassium-transporting ATPase subunit KdpA: MKVIDLLQIVLYLGIVIALVKPLGWYMARVYEGKSCGLDYCLGPFERFIYRFCGVSPSDEMGWKKYLGAMLLCNLLGLMSVYFIQRFQFYFPLNPQSFSNVPPDLAFNTAVSFATNTNWQAYAGESSLSYLTQMLGLTVQNFLSASTGMALLVALSRGIIRFDSDKLGSFWVDLVRSVLYILLPLSLILSLVLVSQGVIQNFKSYQTVSLIDPIVLEKKSEESSNATVKSQKVLLTQKIPMGPVASQIAIKQLGSNGGGFFNVNSSHPFENPNPLTNFLEIIAILLIPTALCYTFGVMTGDRRQGWAILLAMLILFLPLAGLCIFAEGQSHPEYSQLGIESQGSLEGKEMRFGISNSAFWAASTTATSNGSVNSMHDSFTPLGTLVPMLLMHFGEVIFGGVGSGLYGMLMMIIIAVFVAGLMVGRTPEYLGKKIEPYEMKMAVVAVLVMPLTVLVCTAISVVSSVGVSSLGNPGAHGFSEILYAWSSMGNNNGSAMAGLKANTPFFNTLGGIVMLISRYWIAIPTLAIAGSLVKKKKIPTSAGTLLTYTPLFVFLLISVIVILGALSFLPALSLGPIVEQLIEWGIHGH; this comes from the coding sequence TTGAAAGTGATAGATTTGTTACAAATTGTCTTATATCTCGGTATTGTAATTGCTTTAGTCAAACCATTGGGTTGGTATATGGCAAGAGTATACGAAGGCAAATCTTGTGGTCTTGATTATTGTCTCGGTCCGTTTGAGCGTTTTATTTATCGATTCTGTGGTGTTTCACCATCAGATGAAATGGGCTGGAAAAAATATCTTGGTGCAATGTTGCTATGCAATTTATTAGGACTGATGAGTGTCTATTTTATTCAACGCTTTCAATTCTATTTTCCCCTTAATCCACAATCTTTTTCGAATGTGCCCCCTGATCTTGCTTTCAATACCGCAGTGAGTTTTGCAACCAATACTAATTGGCAAGCCTATGCAGGTGAAAGTAGTTTAAGTTATTTAACGCAAATGCTTGGCTTAACGGTACAAAATTTTCTTTCTGCCTCAACGGGAATGGCACTACTGGTAGCATTATCACGTGGAATTATTCGCTTTGATAGCGACAAATTAGGAAGTTTTTGGGTTGACTTAGTCCGAAGTGTTTTATACATATTATTGCCGCTGTCTCTTATTCTATCGTTAGTTTTAGTTTCTCAAGGTGTTATTCAAAATTTTAAATCCTATCAAACGGTAAGTTTGATTGATCCCATTGTATTGGAAAAAAAGTCGGAAGAATCTTCAAATGCTACAGTAAAATCTCAAAAGGTGTTACTGACACAAAAAATTCCTATGGGTCCGGTTGCTTCTCAAATTGCGATTAAACAATTGGGTAGTAACGGCGGTGGATTTTTTAATGTGAATTCTTCGCATCCTTTTGAAAATCCTAATCCTTTGACTAATTTTCTTGAAATTATCGCAATTTTATTGATACCTACAGCCTTATGTTACACCTTTGGTGTTATGACAGGTGATAGACGTCAAGGCTGGGCAATTTTATTAGCTATGCTAATTTTATTTTTACCTTTGGCGGGGCTGTGCATTTTTGCAGAAGGACAATCTCATCCAGAATATTCTCAACTGGGTATTGAATCTCAGGGTAGTTTAGAAGGTAAGGAAATGCGTTTTGGAATTAGCAATTCAGCATTTTGGGCGGCTTCTACGACCGCCACTTCCAATGGATCAGTAAATTCTATGCATGATTCATTTACACCATTAGGTACTTTGGTTCCAATGCTTTTAATGCATTTCGGAGAAGTCATATTTGGTGGAGTGGGATCTGGTTTGTACGGTATGTTAATGATGATCATTATCGCTGTGTTCGTTGCCGGGCTGATGGTGGGTAGAACGCCAGAATATTTAGGAAAAAAAATCGAACCCTATGAAATGAAAATGGCCGTTGTTGCTGTATTAGTGATGCCATTAACTGTCCTTGTTTGTACTGCGATCAGCGTGGTGAGTTCCGTAGGTGTTAGTTCTTTAGGAAATCCTGGAGCGCACGGATTTTCTGAAATTTTGTACGCTTGGAGTTCGATGGGTAATAATAATGGAAGTGCTATGGCAGGACTCAAAGCCAACACGCCCTTTTTTAATACGCTAGGCGGTATCGTCATGCTAATCAGTCGATATTGGATTGCTATACCAACCTTGGCAATTGCAGGTTCTTTAGTGAAAAAGAAAAAAATTCCTACCAGTGCTGGTACGTTGCTGACTTATACGCCATTATTTGTATTCTTATTAATTTCGGTCATTGTAATTTTGGGTGCGTTGTCTTTTTTACCCGCACTATCGTTAGGCCCCATCGTCGAACAATTAATAGAGTGGGGTATCCATGGCCATTAA
- a CDS encoding potassium-transporting ATPase subunit F, giving the protein MMGLYLTCGLITFSLLVYLLIVLFKPELF; this is encoded by the coding sequence TTGATGGGACTTTATCTGACATGTGGCCTTATCACATTTTCGCTGCTTGTTTATCTTTTAATTGTGCTTTTTAAACCTGAGTTATTTTAA
- a CDS encoding branched-chain amino acid transaminase, whose translation MVQKTKSIWFNGELVPWDQANIHVLTHTLHYGGGAFEGIRFYNTDKGPAIFRLKDHVDRLLFSAKTLRMELPYSCEEICEAVQEVVRVNELPAGYIRPIAYFGYGKMGVNPIGSPPQLAIACWPWGAYLPHDAVDIKTSRFIRIHPASTQVEAKLCGHYLNGILAVLELQGTHYHEALFLDDDGFISEGAGENFFMLKDEIIYTPKLGTILAGITRSTVMEIASKMGYKVVETNITLADAYQSDEAFFTGTAAEVTAIRSIDDKIIGNGGVGTVTATIKFAYLDIVHGKNTEYEKYLTVVK comes from the coding sequence ATCGTGCAAAAAACGAAATCAATTTGGTTTAACGGAGAGCTGGTACCTTGGGACCAAGCGAACATTCACGTCCTGACCCACACACTCCACTATGGTGGCGGTGCATTTGAGGGTATTCGATTCTATAATACCGATAAAGGTCCCGCAATTTTCAGACTGAAAGATCATGTTGATCGTCTGCTGTTCTCAGCCAAAACTCTAAGGATGGAATTACCCTACTCCTGTGAAGAAATTTGCGAGGCGGTTCAAGAGGTGGTGCGTGTTAACGAATTACCGGCGGGATATATCCGTCCCATTGCTTATTTTGGTTATGGCAAAATGGGGGTTAACCCTATCGGCAGTCCTCCTCAACTTGCGATCGCATGTTGGCCATGGGGTGCGTATCTACCACATGACGCAGTCGACATTAAAACCAGTCGTTTTATTCGAATTCATCCAGCTTCAACTCAAGTCGAAGCAAAATTATGTGGCCATTATTTGAATGGCATTTTAGCCGTGCTTGAATTGCAAGGCACTCATTATCACGAAGCTCTTTTTCTCGACGACGATGGTTTCATTTCAGAAGGTGCGGGAGAAAATTTCTTCATGCTCAAAGATGAAATCATCTATACACCCAAATTAGGCACCATTCTCGCTGGAATCACTCGATCCACTGTTATGGAGATTGCGTCCAAAATGGGATATAAAGTTGTTGAAACCAACATTACCTTGGCTGATGCTTATCAAAGTGATGAAGCCTTTTTTACAGGCACCGCCGCCGAAGTCACTGCAATTCGGTCTATCGATGATAAGATTATCGGAAATGGCGGTGTTGGCACAGTTACTGCAACCATCAAATTTGCCTATCTTGATATTGTTCACGGCAAAAACACGGAGTATGAAAAATATCTGACCGTGGTAAAATAA
- a CDS encoding ATP-binding cassette domain-containing protein produces MIHLKQITLRRGTKVLLEDADLDLFDRQKIGIIGPNGVGKSSLFQCLLRTLSADKGELEIPLNCQLAHIKQELPSTEQSAVDYALLGDALYAQRKAELDESENSHDGMAIAHAHTHFAEIDGYSAPARAAKILIGLGFTQEQLYAPVISFSGGWRMRLNLAQVLLSRADILLLDEPTNHLDLEGIIWLGDWIRSAECMVLVISHDREFLDEVSTHIVQFKDQKLKKYTGNYTTFEREYTQQLLIQQAAFAKQQKHRAHLQNFIDRFGAKASKAKQANSRKKMLEKMVEIAAVHDETPFSFEFADNVCGVNPMLTLDHCSVGYNHTPILHDINFGLRDGDRIGLLGLNGAGKSTLIKLLANQLSVMDGIYQASGKIKIGYFAQHQLDLLDPEASMMTQFKRLDDKISEKQARSFLGGFDFTGNRVFESIGNFSGGEKSRLVLALLVWQKPNLLLLDEPTNHLDMEMREALMMALQNFQGAMILVSHDRYLLNCLVDDYWLVDDGKVNRFEGDLDDYRLWLKDREAKLQSTKIKTAPKPQPKIDTAHSEKKIEKHEQKLAKLQNELADIESALINPDLYHTPHSPELAKLQDKSADLKTQITQLEHEILKIIEDEC; encoded by the coding sequence ATGATACACTTAAAACAAATCACCTTACGCCGCGGAACAAAAGTTCTTTTGGAAGATGCCGATCTTGATTTATTCGACCGGCAAAAAATTGGTATTATCGGTCCGAATGGGGTCGGTAAATCTTCTTTATTTCAATGCTTACTTCGCACACTCTCCGCTGACAAAGGCGAGCTAGAAATTCCGCTCAATTGTCAGCTCGCTCACATAAAACAAGAACTGCCTAGCACTGAGCAAAGTGCTGTTGATTATGCTTTACTAGGCGATGCCTTATACGCTCAACGCAAAGCCGAATTAGATGAGAGTGAAAATAGCCATGATGGTATGGCCATCGCCCACGCTCATACACACTTTGCTGAAATCGATGGCTATAGCGCCCCTGCTCGGGCAGCAAAAATTCTGATAGGACTCGGATTTACACAAGAGCAATTATATGCCCCAGTCATCAGCTTCTCGGGTGGTTGGCGAATGCGTCTAAATTTGGCGCAAGTGTTACTGTCACGCGCTGATATTCTTTTATTAGATGAACCTACAAACCATCTAGATCTTGAAGGTATTATTTGGTTGGGCGATTGGATTCGTTCGGCGGAATGTATGGTATTAGTGATTTCACACGACCGAGAATTTCTCGATGAAGTCTCCACTCATATTGTACAATTCAAAGATCAAAAATTGAAAAAATATACCGGGAATTACACTACATTTGAACGTGAATATACTCAGCAATTGTTGATTCAACAGGCTGCTTTTGCTAAACAACAAAAACACCGTGCTCATCTTCAAAATTTTATCGATCGATTTGGCGCAAAAGCCTCCAAAGCAAAACAAGCTAATTCACGCAAAAAAATGCTGGAAAAAATGGTTGAAATTGCTGCGGTTCATGATGAAACTCCGTTTAGCTTTGAGTTTGCTGACAACGTGTGCGGTGTTAATCCCATGCTCACACTCGACCACTGCTCAGTGGGATATAATCACACGCCTATTTTACATGATATTAATTTTGGTTTGCGCGATGGAGACCGTATTGGTCTATTAGGATTAAATGGCGCAGGAAAGTCGACTCTCATCAAATTATTGGCAAACCAACTCTCAGTTATGGACGGTATTTACCAAGCTTCTGGTAAAATAAAAATTGGTTATTTTGCGCAACATCAACTTGATTTACTCGATCCAGAAGCGAGTATGATGACTCAATTTAAGCGTTTAGACGATAAAATCAGTGAAAAACAAGCGCGATCATTTTTAGGCGGATTTGATTTTACGGGAAACCGAGTTTTTGAAAGTATCGGTAATTTTTCTGGTGGTGAAAAATCGCGTTTAGTATTAGCGTTATTAGTTTGGCAAAAACCGAATTTACTTTTATTAGACGAACCTACCAATCATCTTGATATGGAAATGCGTGAAGCACTCATGATGGCTTTACAAAATTTCCAAGGCGCTATGATTCTCGTATCGCACGATCGTTACTTGCTCAATTGCTTAGTCGATGATTATTGGTTGGTTGATGATGGGAAAGTGAATCGCTTCGAGGGTGATCTGGATGATTATCGTCTGTGGCTAAAAGATCGTGAAGCAAAATTACAATCAACTAAAATTAAAACTGCACCTAAACCCCAACCTAAAATCGATACCGCACATTCTGAAAAAAAGATTGAAAAACACGAACAAAAACTCGCTAAATTACAAAATGAATTGGCTGACATTGAGTCAGCGCTCATTAATCCCGATCTTTATCATACGCCTCACTCTCCCGAGCTTGCCAAACTCCAAGACAAAAGTGCTGATCTTAAAACTCAGATTACTCAATTAGAGCACGAGATCTTAAAAATCATTGAAGATGAGTGCTAA